GAACTCCATCGACTCAACAACCCCAAAGTGAGGCATAAGACCTAGCACATTAAAATGGTTAGAAGGATCCCTGCCCATTTTTGTGAGTGTCAAAATTGAGATATGAAGCCTGACAAGGATGAATGAACCTGAGAAATCCCAATTATATTGttctttcacaatttttgtcaATGACACTAGTGAAGTCCTTAGAATGTCTGTATAATTAAGAGTACAAACATGGCAACCTCTGGATGTCTGTGATCTCATCAGAGTATGATTTTGACCAATACTGCTGCAGACATGCCATATATTTTTAGATAATGACATTTTTGGTCTTTCATTTCTGGTTATACCAATGGTcttcttcaacttcaaattTGATGATAAAGCTAAATCACGATGCACGCACAAGAACAGCGCAttttctttccatttgtatAAGAGGGAAAAAGAATTACAAGAGCAAAAACTTCAAATACTGAACATTTTGTTACAACAAATTCATGTGTCTGTGAGACTCGAAATCTATAAAGTCTCCATTTGCTTGTCCACTGTACCCATACATATCAAAAACCTTATCATCTGACGGCAAATTGTTGCCCTCGCGCCCTTTAAACCCCTCCAATTGTGAAGCCCAAGGAGCTGGCGTTGAGGGATTTGAACTTGAAGCCTCTTGGTTAATACATAGAGCAGTTGGATTTTGTGGTGAATTTCCAGCCGGCCTTCTGTTGGAGGAATTTGCCGTGGTCAGAGAAATGGATGCTGAATTCTGTTGCTGCAGTTGCTGCTGGTTTTTCATTGGCGACTTGGGCCGAAGGGCCTCTATGTCGGGGGTTGTCACAACAAGATGAGGTGCCTCTGGAGGTGGATTTCGTCCACCCCCTCCTTGCCAAACTTTTCCGTCCTTATCAGCAAAGTTCCTGAGATAGGCCTGGACATCACCCGTATTCATTTAGCAGCGGATAAATCAAGAAACCAATATTATGTTTGAAAAAAGGGAACAAGATTGATGCAGTGGTATAATTAAAAGTTTCTAAACCTACTTTCTGGGCATGTATGGACAAATGATTAGTTGATTAAACAGTGAGCACCAAGAGAAGTCAATCCCAATGAATAACTCATGATTTGACAATAGCGTGTTAGGTTTGATGTCATTTATCAGCCTGTTTCTCTGCCATTTTGCTGCTTCCCTCTCTAAAgaattaatttctattttaaaaaatagaaacaaaaaacaccATTTTCATCCCAATTATCCTCTAATCACTAGGAGTTTTTCAGTTATCATATTCAAATCCACTGAACTCAATGGTTAAGCCTAAATGATCAGCCACTTGCACAAACAGAGGAGCTGGTGCACTCAATGACACTGGTTCTGTACTTTCAGTTATAAAAAGATTTGAGCTAAGTTCTTTTACCTCGGCATTGAAATTTGATGAGGATAGTCCTTTTCCAGCAGTCAGCCAACCAGACCGAATATTGTGGTCTTCACCAAAGAGTTCAAGCCTCCTGCGGCCAAGGGCAAAGTGCTCAATAATCCTGTACATATCCTCAGGCTTTTGGGTTGAACCTGCAATTCCAATGGCATCATATAGCATAATCAGTGCTCATTTCATTGATCCAGATGCAAATGAAACAGTATCATAGGGCAGTTTTGGAACTGAGCATAAGGTATGataatatctttttttttctacctCATTTCTCATTTTGCTGATTGTACAAGGATAAGATTCTGCGTTATATGTGTGTACAGCTAAAGCAAAATTTTGCTACACAGATTATTCTGTCACAATTTATGCATGccattattattttgacaaaacccGCTTAATCTCTAAAACATGTCAgaaataacaagaaaaacatattCATCATGAACAGGGATAAACAACTGCTAAAAATGATGAGTTATTTtgcttataaaaaaaattgaaacagcTTGTATTTTGTTTCAAAAACACTAACAATAAAACGTCTAATCTCGTTTTAAACACATTCACAAGAGCAAACTCTATCTCGCAACCAGCTCACAACACATCATGACACCTGACTACAGAAACATTGAGATAAAAACTCTCACCACTGCAAACCAAGGGTTATTGATACAGTTACTAACCATATGGGGGTTCCTCAGCTATTATAACATCGGTATCAATGTTAGCGTGGATTATATGGCCATCAGTGCTGCGACGAACGGTTCCTTTTATTCCCATCAAGCAATGTTCCTTCATTGTGTTGGGAacataatcatttataaaatcaatcaatttaccaaatagattttttttttggggggggggggttgcggttgtgtgtgtgtgggtgtGGTGTGTTGTTGGTGATGGGGACAGGTAACAAGATGAAGATGGGACattcaaaatagaaaaattacaCCAACCTTTGAGTGCTGAAACAAAGTATGAGCATCATGCCGTAAACCAGGAGTCGCATTAGTTTTGTTCGTCTTCACCCAACATATATCTTCGCACCTACGAAATCCCCACTGCAGGATCACATTGATTAGATGTAGGTAAGCACAATTTGTTTATGCAAACATATTATCCAAGATCAAATTACAGAAATAAAGGTAACCACAAGTTGTGTTTATAATCTAATCCAGAGGCCCTGGTTAAACACCTTTTTTAGACATTGACGACCCTGCTCAAGACCCATGCCATCGCCCACccaaaggaaaatgaaagaagGTGTGTCTGCTATTGCCTGTAAGCACAAAGGACAAAAGTTCAATTATTGAGCGAAAGGTGAGAGGAAGCATGTAAAGACAAGGACTATACGGCATACGAATTATGTCTAATACAATAAGTACATAAAAATGCATTTTTAGTGATACAAGACTACTATTATTATCATATGAAACATCTATTAATATAACTGCTTTATTATTTGCCACTATGAAGTTGAGAGATGAAAAGTAACTTAGCAGCAAGTTTTACATAAGCTGACATATATAGATACCCATATCTagtcttcttttttaaagGAGAAAACAATTATTTGCATCCAGATTACCTCAATCTTAAGATTCATTATTTCTTCAAACGTCCAGTACTCCGTATGGTCAGCAACACCAGGAGCACGATGAACATATTCCTCCCAAGGTGGATCCACAAGAATGACATCAAACTTGGTTCCAAAGAACTCTGGGGATAGTTCAAACTCTTTCAGGTCACATTTGTAATACATGGGATGTGAAGCAGCTTTAGCCACAATCTCATCCTTTTTCTGTATAAGCTCCCTAAGCTTGGGGTAGTCCTCCACAACATTTGTAAGCTCTAGCTCCCTGATGAAATTCTGGGGTCGCATACCAGTATCGACAAAATTTTGAGAGTAATCATTCTGCTCTCCTCTAGAAGGAGCTTTACCAGGAGGTCCACTACTTTTATGAGGAACCCAGCCACCTGGATTTTTATCACCCAGAGTTCCTCTTCCCATTGGTCCAACTGCATTAAAACCAGGGCCGGATATGCTTGGAGGAACTCCTCTTCCATGGCCAGATTGGTTAAAAAACATGGCAGCGTTTGTCGGAGTCCCCATATTAGGAGGAAATCTTGGACCTGACGATCCAGGAGAGACCGAGGAGAGACCAGGTGGGACAGCTAACATATTCATGTCAACTCCCCGAGCACCAGGCCACACGGGAGGAGGAAATGGTGGAATGAATACACCAGGGTTCATTGGTGGACCTGGAGCAGGTGACATGCTAGGTGTAAGTGGCTGCATTGGTCCAGGTGGAGGCATTCCAAGAGGTCCAAATGGCGATCCCATTATTGGAAGTGGGATTCCTACCTGTTGGCTGTCTCTTCCAGTAAGCCTACCCCTTCCTCCTCTGCCAACTCTACCCCCTTTTACTCCTTGCGGAGCATTCCTATTAAAAGGTCCTGGCTCCGAATTTCCATATGGAGGCTGTGAACCACCACCAGAACTTTGGCCACCAGCACCGCGCCCAGGCATAGAACCTTTCTGTCCTCTTCCCTTCCCTCCATGGGAATCAAAGTCCTCCCTCCAAGAATTCTGATCTCGCAAGGAGGTAATATCATCTGTATATCTTTCCTTTGAATCTTCCCTTGGCGGTCCAGATCCATGCATATCACTCCTTCTTGTCCTGTCATCCTGCATATATGCCCACTCTTCATCACTTGGTGCTGATTTCCCATCAGATTGCTGACCTACTTCGGTTCTCCTAGCAAAGTTGGATGCTGATTCTGCTCTTCCATAATCTATAGGCTTAGTTTGGATCTCAATCACATcgtaattttcatttgaaattccaaaatttgatGAGGTTTTCACAGCTTCGCCTCGGCTTCCATCTTTCCTATTACCAGACCGACCGTGTGGCCTTTCATTATCAGCCCTCTCACGACCGTGTCTCGGCAGCTCCCACTCCCTACCATGATCATAAATGATATCCCCATTCTTGGAATCTTTTTCATTACTGCTAGGTTGCCTTCTTTTCCAGTTCTCTTTGGAACCTTCCCGATCCCTATTCCTGTCACTCCAGCTATCATCTCTGCCTTTAGGTCGATCATCCCTATAACCATCTTTTTCCAGTTCCTTCCGCTTGAGATTAAAATTTCTGTCACAATCCATCTCAAAGTATTCTGAATCCTGATAACGCCTCCCACTCCTCTCAGGTGTCCTCGACCTGGTGGTACTTCCTACTTCTCTAGCACCCTTCTCTTTCGTCCCCACATTTGATTCTTCATCAGCATTCAAAGACCTCTCCCTGCTTTCGGCCACGTCCCGACCAGTGGGAGTTTTCTGCTGTCTATGCTTTTCAGTTTTCTCCCTGCCTGATCTGTCTTCACGAGAGGCAGGACTAGCCCTATTATCTTCTTCAAGTGTTTCTGGCCTACTTTTACCCTTACTCTTCTCCCCATCagcttttctctcttctctgttgTTAGATTTGGTACCCTTGTCACTGTTTGAATCTAA
The Prunus dulcis chromosome 2, ALMONDv2, whole genome shotgun sequence DNA segment above includes these coding regions:
- the LOC117617350 gene encoding N6-adenosine-methyltransferase non-catalytic subunit MTB → MDSPERSRSHVKREAEDSSNLKSDRAGEDEEWEGSDKRKHRSSRSRKSGNGEDTGAQDGSGRRRNYGDRSESRKRSGGSSNADSDEDDYDSRKESRSKQMKKKQEESSLEKLSSWYQDGELENKQDGGDKLGGRGPIRGEENDRRKMSSRLTQHENSQSKSKSKEERSHDGELEKALERDSRHSEKKESSREKTHGSSEQVRNSRRRWDESDGGRKAEESHHERSDSRNNKPSDPKYECSREKSVSVRNEPSESKIKGLDSNSDKGTKSNNREERKADGEKSKGKSRPETLEEDNRASPASREDRSGREKTEKHRQQKTPTGRDVAESRERSLNADEESNVGTKEKGAREVGSTTRSRTPERSGRRYQDSEYFEMDCDRNFNLKRKELEKDGYRDDRPKGRDDSWSDRNRDREGSKENWKRRQPSSNEKDSKNGDIIYDHGREWELPRHGRERADNERPHGRSGNRKDGSRGEAVKTSSNFGISNENYDVIEIQTKPIDYGRAESASNFARRTEVGQQSDGKSAPSDEEWAYMQDDRTRRSDMHGSGPPREDSKERYTDDITSLRDQNSWREDFDSHGGKGRGQKGSMPGRGAGGQSSGGGSQPPYGNSEPGPFNRNAPQGVKGGRVGRGGRGRLTGRDSQQVGIPLPIMGSPFGPLGMPPPGPMQPLTPSMSPAPGPPMNPGVFIPPFPPPVWPGARGVDMNMLAVPPGLSSVSPGSSGPRFPPNMGTPTNAAMFFNQSGHGRGVPPSISGPGFNAVGPMGRGTLGDKNPGGWVPHKSSGPPGKAPSRGEQNDYSQNFVDTGMRPQNFIRELELTNVVEDYPKLRELIQKKDEIVAKAASHPMYYKCDLKEFELSPEFFGTKFDVILVDPPWEEYVHRAPGVADHTEYWTFEEIMNLKIEAIADTPSFIFLWVGDGMGLEQGRQCLKKWGFRRCEDICWVKTNKTNATPGLRHDAHTLFQHSKEHCLMGIKGTVRRSTDGHIIHANIDTDVIIAEEPPYGSTQKPEDMYRIIEHFALGRRRLELFGEDHNIRSGWLTAGKGLSSSNFNAEAYLRNFADKDGKVWQGGGGRNPPPEAPHLVVTTPDIEALRPKSPMKNQQQLQQQNSASISLTTANSSNRRPAGNSPQNPTALCINQEASSSNPSTPAPWASQLEGFKGREGNNLPSDDKVFDMYGYSGQANGDFIDFESHRHMNLL